One window of the Salvelinus fontinalis isolate EN_2023a chromosome 2, ASM2944872v1, whole genome shotgun sequence genome contains the following:
- the LOC129827577 gene encoding protein TANC2-like isoform X6 produces MTRLGFLLGDKMNEGQPGSQYDMDDHDSQGMMSVNQRISPCSSLASSTASPPASSPCSTLPPGGAPGNHASGDCAYGSITSPTSTLESRDSGIIATLTSYSENADRGGGKHGDGSRGSLKLWQTQKCSGTDSFLYRVDENMAASTYSLNKIPERSLETAHSSHSAHSIPLYLMPRPNSVAATSSAHLEDLAYLDEQRHTPLRTSLRMPRQNSGSGRSGHDLRASAYSHAWQSNSLRFAPYRPPDIALKPLLFEVPSLTADSLFTGREWLFQEVDARFHGDDSAANRGVVIVGNVGFGKTAIISRLVALSCHGNRMRQIASDSPHASPKHGETLPLTQPQHSHGTLGGSCPGTPEMRRRQEEALRRLASQVVAYHYCQADNAYTCLVPEFVHNVAALLCRAPQLMAYREQLLREPHLQSTLSLRSCVQDPLNAFRRGVLEPLDILHKERKIACEEDLIILVDGLNEAEFHKPDYGDTITSFLCKTMERFPPWLKLVVTVRTSLQEITHPLPFHRISLDRLEENDAIDQDLQGYLLQRIQGSAEIQSNVSLNGRLDNAAFAKLSTHLKALSRGSYLYLKLTLDLIEKGYLVLKSSSFKVVPVSLAEVYLLQLNMRFPTQSSFDRALPLLNVAVASLHPLTDEQAYGAVNAGAVRGPALDWEDFQGRLELLSPFLVRRRDGTRMFTHPSFREWLIWREDGEKTKFLCDPRSGHTLLAFWFSRQEGKLNRQQTIELGHHILKAHIFKGLSKKVGVSSSVLQGLWVSYSTEGLSTALASLRNLYTPNIKVSRLLVLGGANVNYRSEVLNNAPLLCVHAHLGYAETAGLLLENGAHVDGESDSGLTPLGYAAAAGHLSIVTALCACKAKVDHLDRNGQCALVHAALRGHLQVVKFLMQSDWNPDGQPQGAFTKSHAVQQALIAGASMGYTEIASYLLDLPEKDEEEEERAQINNFDTLWGETALTAAAGRGKLDVCRLLLEQGAAVGQPNRRGIVPLFSAVRQGHWQIVDLLLNHGADVNMADKQGRTPLMMASSEGHLGTAEFLLAQGASLALMDKEGLTALSWACLKGHMPLVRCLVERGAATAHADKSGRTPLDLAAFYGDSEVVQYLVDHGAMIEHVDYSGMRPLDRAVGCRNTSVVVALLKKGAKMGYQTLPSRPRGPATWAMATSKPDIMIVLLSKLIEEGDGFYKKGKVKEAAQRYQYALKKFPREGFSEDLKTFRELKVSLLLNLSRCRRKMNDFGMAEEFATKALELKSKSYEAFYARARAKRSSRQFHAALEDLNEATLLCPNNREIQRLLQRVEEECLQFEEQQELDPPPSPPREQAAPTPQSLEPRLEDMQPVQDLFEEDEDYLERLPMGMTPEPRSSPSGLPLIQSLPPSPCHRNSPYLSGGPSMVQSFELPPSPPSMSSPTRQGYQSTSPSLSPTHQSSHYRPSPPHTSPVHQASATPYNFSPPPSPLRRGPQYRASPTSESGGGLYRPQSASARYQSEQIPGRPKSPLSKMSSQRSFQLLSQQQPPQQGQWLQPAKAQIVRTNQPSSAVHSSAVLGTSAYSQMAHSMSTRLPPDLAELGDGVNIYPSALEGRPTLQVQASLSAGALYQHGGIQMVPMEDELPQRPSSAYRPGGLRYGQAPQISRSQSAAYYPVSPQMEMELEMEHQAALGSPENPHGLRRPVSATSAEPKPHAPTPRPLMHSQSVGLRFSPSNTSLGGVSAANLAPGFRGSTSAQQMEIPLQLSYEDGSVYCDDLSPVSPPQGSDIRVVGGTYPDKALRSRNTPFMGVVDKTARTHQYLPPQPQTIGRSWAISSLDTVVTSSATSPGNIGPQHGYSQQPSLGHIAYYNRTNNAHNGHLLDDDYYKPPANSSRDGRADGMGRVSQAPTYPDVKVARTLPVAQAYQDSEYMQHSRDRQGPTSPIKPKRPFVESNV; encoded by the exons ATGACGCGCCTGGGCTTCCTACTGGGAGACAAGATGAACGAGGGACAGCCGGGCTCACAGTACGACATGGACGACCACGACAGCCAG GGCATGATGTCAGTGAACCAGCGGATCAGCCCCTGCTCCAGCCTGGCCAGCAGTACAGCCTCCCCCCCTGCAAGCAGCCCCTGCTCCACGCTGCCCCCAGGAGGGGCCCCCGGGAACCACGCTTCCGGAGACTGCGCCTATGGTTCCATCACCAGCCCCACCTCCACTCTGGAGAGCAGGGACAGCGGCATCATCG CCACACTGACCAGCTACTCTGAGAATGCTGACCGGGGTGGGGGGAAGCACGGGGACGGCTCGCGGGGTAGCCTGAAGCTGTGGCAGACCCAGAAGTGTTCGGGCACAGACTCGTTCCTGTACCGCGTGGATGAGAACATGGCTGCCTCCACCTACAGCCTGAACAAGATCCCAGAGAGGAGCCTGGAGACGGCCCACTCCTCCCATTCTGCCCACTCCATCCCCCTCTACCTCATGCCCCGGCCCAACTCTGTGGCAG ccaCGAGTTCGGCCCACCTGGAGGACCTGGCCTACCTGGATGAGCAGAGACACACTCCCCTGAGGACCTCCCTCAGGATGCCCCGTCAGAACTCTGGGTCCGGGCGCTCCGGACACGACCTCAGAG CTTCTGCTTACAGCCATGCCTGGCAATCTAACTCAC tacgcTTTGCCCCCTACCGCCCCCCGGATATCGCCCTCAAGCCCCTTCTGTTCGAGGTGCCCAGCCTGACAGCTGATTCGCTCTTCACCGGGAGGGAGTGGCTCTTCCAGGAAGTGGACGCCCGTTTTCACGGCGACGACTCGGCAGCCAATCGAGGTGTGGTTATCGTGGGAAACGTGGGCTTCGGCAAGACTGCCATCATCTCCCGCCTGGTGGCACTCAGCTGCCACGGCAACCGCATGAGGCAGATCGCCTCGGACAGCCCCCACGCATCGCCCAAAC atgGGGAGACCCTGCCCCTCACCCAGCCCCAGCACTCCCATGGCACCCTGGGGGGCAGCTGCCCTGGCACGCCCGAGATGAGGAGACGCCAGGAGGAGGCTTTACGGCGGCTTGCCTCACAG GTGGTGGCATACCACTACTGCCAGGCGGACAACGCCTACACGTGCCTGGTGCCAGAGTTTGTCCACAACGTGGCGGCTCTGCTGTGTCGGGCACCCCAGCTCATGGCCTACAGGGAGCAGCTGCTGCGGGAGCCCCACCTGCAGAGCACCCTCAGTCTGCGCTCCTGTGTCCAGGACCCCCTCAATGCCTTCAGGAGGGGTGTGCTGGAGCCCCTCGACATCCTGCACAAAG AGAGGAAGATAGCATGTGAGGAGGACCTGATCATTCTGGTAGATGGGCTGAATGAGGCAGAGTTCCACAAGCCGGACTACGGCGACACCATCACCTCCTTCCTGTGTAAGACCATGGAACGCTTTCCTCCCTGGCTCAAACTGGTGGTCACCGTCAGGACCTCCCTACAGGAGATCACACATCCCCTCCCGTTCCACCGTATCTCTCTTGACCGCCTGGAGGAGAATGATGCCATAGACCAGGACCTGCAG GGCTACCTGCTGCAGAGGATCCAGGGCAGTGCTGAGATCCAGAGCAACGTGTCTCTCAACGGGCGTCTGGACAACGCAGCCTTCGCCAAGCTGAGCACCCACCTCAAGGCCCTGAGCCGCGGCTCCTACCTCTACCTGAAGCTGACGCTGGACCTCATCGAGAAGGGCTATCtggtgctcaagagctccagcTTCAAG gtggTGCCGGTGAGCCTGGCTGAGGTGTACCTCCTGCAGCTCAACATGCGTTTCCCCACCCAGTCGTCCTTCGATCGTGCCCTCCCCCTGCTCAACGTGGCCGTggcctccctccaccccctcacgGACGAGCAGGCGTACGGGGCAGTGAACGCTGGCGCCGTGCGAGGCCCTGCCCTGGATTGGGAAGACTTCCAGGGGAGACTGGAGCTGCTATCGCCCTTCCTGGTGCGGAGGAGGGACGGAACACGGATGTTCACACACCCCTCCTTCAGGGAGTGGCTCATCTGGAGGGAGGACGGGGAGAAGACCAAGTTCCTCTGTGACCCGAG gagTGGCCACACTCTCCTGGCCTTCTGGTTCTCACGTCAGGAGGGCAAACTGAACCGGCAGCAGACCATAGAGCTGGGCCACCACATCCTTAAAGCACACATCTTCAAG GGCCTGAGTAAGAAGGTTGGGGTCTCCTCATCAGTCCTGCAGGGGCTGTGGGTCTCTTACAGCACAGAGGGGCTCTCCACTGCTCTGGCCTCACTGAGGAACCTTTACACACCCAACATCAAG GTGAGCCGTTTGTTGGTCCTAGGCGGAGCCAACGTTAACTACCGTTCTGAGGTTCTGAACAACGCCCCATTGCTGTGTGTCCACGCCCACCTGGGCTACGCGGAGACAGCCGGCCTGCTGCTGGAGAACGGAGCACACGTAGACGGGGAGTCGGACAGCGGCCTCACCCCGCTGGGCTACGCCGCCGCCGCTGGACACCTGTCCATCGTCACTGCGCTCTGCGCCTGCAAGGCCAAG gTGGACCACCTTGACAGGAACGGTCAGTGTGCACTGGTGCACGCTGCACTGCGAGGACACCTGCAGGTGGTCAAGTTCCTGATGCAGAGTGACTGGAACCCTGACGGACAGCCCCAAGGAGCCTTCACCAAGAGTCACGCTGTCCAGCAGGCCCTTATAGCAGGGGCCAGCATGGGATACACAGAG ATCGCCTCTTACCTATTGGACCTGCCagagaaggatgaggaggaggaggagcgagCACAGATCAACAACTTTGACACACTCTGGGGAGAGACTG CTCTGACTGCAGCAGCAGGCAGGGGGAAGCTGGATGTGTGCAGGCTGCTGTTGGAACAAGGGGCAGCGGTGGGACAGCCTAACCGCCGGGGCATCGTGCCTCTCTTCAGCGCTGTGCGCCAGGGACATTGGCAG ATAGTGGACCTGCTGTTGAACCATGGAGCTGACGTCAACATGGCAGACAAGCAGGGCCGCACGCCCCTCATGATGGCCTCCTCAGAGGGCCACCTCGGCACAGCAGAGTTCCTACTGGCACAAG GTGCGTCTCTGGCCCTGATGGACAAGGAGGGCCTGACTGCTCTGAGCTGGGCGTGTCTGAAGGGCCACATGCCATTGGTGCGCTGCCTGGTTGAGAGGGGCGCGGCCACCGCCCACGCCGATAAAAGTGGACGCACCCCCCTGGACCTGGCCGCTTTCTACGGAGACTCAGAAGTG GTGCAGTATCTGGTGGACCACGGGGCGATGATAGAGCATGTGGACTACAGTGGGATGCGACCTCTGGACCGGGCCGTGGGCTGCAGGAACACCTCTGTGGTGGTGGCTCTGCTCAAGAAGGGAGCCAAGATGG GATATCAGACTCTTCCCAGTCGACCCCGAG GTCCGGCCACCTGGGCCATGGCCACCTCCAAACCCGACATCATGATCGTCCTGCTCAGCAAGCTGATAGAGGAAGGAGATGGCTTCTACAAG AAAGGTAAAGTGAAGGAGGCGGCCCAGCGGTACCAGTACGCCTTAAAGAAGTTCCCCCGCGAGGGCTTCAGCGAAGACCTCAAGACCTTCAGAGAGCTCAAGGTGTCCCTCCTCCTCAACCTGTCCCGCTGCCGGAGGAAAATGAAT GACTTTGGGATGGCTGAGGAGTTTGCTACCAAGGCGCTAGAGTTGAAATCCAAATCGTACGAGGCCTTTTACGCCAGAGCCCGCGCCAAGCGCAGCAGCAG GCAGTTCCACGCAGCCCTGGAGGACCTGAATGAGGCCACCCTCCTTTGCCCCAACAACCGGGAGATCCAGCGCCTGCtgcagagggtggaggaggagtgtCTTCAGTTCGAGGAGCAACAGGAGCTGGACCCTCCCCCATCCCCTCCCAGAGAGCAGGCCGCGCCCACTCCCCAGTCCCTGGAGCCCCGCCTGGAGGACATGCAGCCAGTGCAGGACCTATTTGAAGAGGACGAGGACTACCTGGAGCGCCTCCCCATGGGCATGACTCCCGAGCCCCGCTCAAGCCCCTCTGGCCTGCCCCTCATCCAGAGCCTGCCCCCCTCTCCGTGCCACCGCAACTCGCCCTACCTCTCCGGAGGCCCCTCCATGGTCCAGTCTTTTGAGCTGCCCCCCAGCCCCCCTTCCATGTCCTCCCCCACGCGCCAAGGCTACCAATCCACCTCTCCGTCACTTTCCCCGACGCACCAGAGCTCCCACTACCGGCCCAGCCCTCCGCACACCTCCCCAGTACACCAGGCTTCCGCTACGCCGTACAACTTCAGCCCACCACCTTCACCTCTCCGCCGGGGGCCTCAGTACCGCGCCAGCCCCACCTCAGAGAGCGGAGGAGGTTTGTACCGGCCACAGTCTGCCTCAGCCCGCTACCAGTCGGAGCAGATACCCGGCCGGCCCAAGTCTCCGCTGTCTAAGATGAGCAGCCAGCGCTCCTTCCAGCTGCTCTCCCAGCAGCAGCCTCCCCAGCAGGGCCAGTGGCTGCAGCCTGCCAAGGCCCAGATCGTACGCACCAACCAGCCCAGCTCTGCTGTGCACTCCAGTGCTGTGCTGGGCACCAGTGCCTACAGCCAGATGGCCCACTCCATGAGCACCCGCCTTCCCCCCGACCTGGCCGAGCTGGGGGACGGTGTGAATATATACCCCAGTGCCCTGGAAGGGAGGCCCACGCTGCAGGTGCAGGCCAGCCTCAGTGCAGGAGCACTGTACCAACATGGTGGGATCCAGATGGTCCCAATGGAGGACGAGCTGCCCCAGCGGCCCTCCTCAGCTTACCGGCCTGGAGGTCTGCGCTACGGCCAGGCCCCCCAGATCAGCCGCAGCCAGTCGGCAGCGTACTACCCTGTCTCACCTCAAATGGAGATGGAGTTAGAGATGGAGCACCAGGCGGCGCTGGGATCACCGGAGAACCCCCACGGCCTGCGCCGACCTGTCAGTGCCACCAGCGCAGAGCCAAAGCCACACGCACCCACTCCCCGGCCCCTCATGCACTCCCAGAGTGTAGGCCTCCGCTTCTCCCCCTCCAACACAAGCCTGGGTGGGGTCTCTGCAGCTAATCTAGCCCCAGGCTTCCGGGGCTCCACCTCGGCCCAGCAGATGGAAATCCCTCTACAGCTGTCCTACGAGGATGGTAGCGTCTACTGCGACGACCTCTCGCCTGTGTCTCCTCCGCAGGGCAGCGACATAAGGGTGGTGGGAGGGACATATCCAGACAAGGCGCTCCGCTCCAGAAACACACCTTTCATGGGCGTTGTCGACAAGACGGCGCGGACTCACCAGTACCTGCCACCGCAACCGCAGACAATAGGGCGCTCCTGGGCCATCTCTTCCCTGGACACGGTGGTGACAAGCTCCGCCACGTCTCCAGGGAACATTGGCCCTCAGCATGGCTACAGCCAACAGCCCAGCCTTGGACACATCGCCTACTACAACCGCACCAACAATGCCCACAACGGACACCTCCTGGACGATGACTACTACAAGCCGCCAGCTAACAGCTCACGGGACGGCAGGGCAGACGGCATGGGCCGCGTGAGCCAGGCGCCCACCTACCCAGACGTCAAGGTGGCCCGGACGCTGCCTGTGGCCCAGGCCTACCAGGACAGCGAGTACATGCAGCACTCCAGGGACAGGCAGGGCCCCACGTCCCCTATCAAACCAAAGAGACCTTTTGTGGAGTCAAACGTgtag